A genome region from Candidatus Eisenbacteria bacterium includes the following:
- a CDS encoding DUF255 domain-containing protein, with translation MPARFSSPLPSWIALTLAAGLAISIAAPRGFAAPLATTKAAPRPTSVPKHGALAAAVPFIDDDLARALSLAKQRKAPVFVEAWAPWCHTCRSMRAYVFTDPTLARHAERFVWLSVDAENSVNAEVRKRYPLPALPSYYVIDPNTEKVTMRMVGSMTVTQLHHFLDQAIVSWTQHGEASPADRALARADSLYGEGQDSLAAEAYRGAIALAPANWPSYSRAIDALLFALSNTNQNQAVVDVAGVAWTRLEGQSTSANVAAYGLSSAVALPDSNPEKQRSVAHFERAVRSILADSKLDLAGDDRSGVYISLLDALQERGDSTAAHQVAIEWSAFLDGAAAKAKTPDARAVFDSHRLSAYLELGTPEKAVPMLEASERDLPQDYNPPARLATALRAMKRYDTALAASDRAMALAYGPRRFLLWRTRIGILTDRGDPADTRSALAQAISEAESMPESQRSTRTIDGFKKQLAELK, from the coding sequence ATGCCCGCTCGTTTTTCGAGTCCGCTTCCGAGCTGGATCGCGCTGACACTCGCGGCCGGCCTCGCGATTTCCATCGCTGCGCCTCGCGGCTTCGCAGCGCCGCTCGCGACCACGAAGGCGGCGCCGCGGCCGACCTCGGTGCCGAAGCATGGCGCGCTGGCCGCCGCGGTTCCGTTCATCGACGACGATCTTGCGCGCGCGCTCTCGCTGGCAAAGCAGCGAAAGGCTCCCGTGTTCGTCGAGGCGTGGGCGCCGTGGTGTCACACCTGCCGCTCGATGCGGGCCTACGTGTTCACCGATCCCACGCTCGCACGCCACGCCGAGCGCTTCGTGTGGCTCAGCGTGGACGCCGAGAACTCGGTCAACGCCGAGGTTCGCAAGCGCTATCCGTTGCCGGCGCTGCCGAGCTACTACGTGATCGATCCGAACACCGAGAAGGTCACGATGCGGATGGTCGGCAGCATGACCGTGACGCAGCTCCATCACTTCCTCGACCAGGCGATCGTGTCCTGGACCCAGCACGGCGAGGCCTCGCCGGCCGACCGCGCGCTCGCCCGCGCCGACTCGCTCTACGGCGAGGGGCAGGACTCGCTGGCCGCGGAGGCGTATCGCGGCGCGATCGCGCTGGCGCCCGCGAACTGGCCCAGCTACTCGCGCGCGATCGACGCGCTGCTGTTCGCGCTCTCGAACACGAATCAGAATCAGGCGGTGGTGGACGTGGCCGGCGTGGCGTGGACGCGGCTCGAGGGCCAGTCGACTTCGGCGAATGTCGCGGCCTACGGCCTGTCCTCGGCGGTTGCGCTGCCGGACTCGAACCCCGAGAAGCAGCGCTCCGTCGCGCACTTCGAACGCGCGGTGCGCAGCATCCTCGCGGACTCGAAGCTCGACCTTGCGGGCGACGATCGCAGCGGTGTCTACATCTCGCTGCTCGACGCGCTGCAGGAACGCGGAGACTCGACCGCCGCACATCAGGTCGCGATCGAGTGGTCGGCGTTTCTCGACGGCGCGGCGGCGAAGGCGAAGACGCCGGACGCGCGTGCGGTCTTCGACTCGCACCGACTCTCGGCGTATCTGGAACTCGGCACGCCCGAGAAGGCCGTGCCGATGCTGGAGGCCTCGGAGCGCGATCTGCCCCAGGACTACAATCCGCCGGCGCGGCTCGCCACCGCACTTCGTGCGATGAAACGATATGACACGGCGCTGGCGGCCTCCGACCGCGCCATGGCGCTCGCCTACGGTCCGCGGCGCTTCCTGTTGTGGCGCACTCGAATCGGCATTCTCACCGATCGCGGTGACCCGGCGGACACGCGCAGCGCACTCGCGCAGGCGATTTCGGAGGCCGAGTCGATGCCCGAAAGCCAGCGCTCGACCCGTACCATCGACGGTTTCAAGAAGCAGCTCGCCGAATTGAAATAG
- a CDS encoding pseudouridine-5'-phosphate glycosidase has protein sequence MTRLIRIAPFVEAALRDHRPVVALETTVVTHGLPEPQGFELAGALEAEIIRHGAVPATIGVLKGCVRVGLSRDELSELAHAPEVAKLNLSNLGAQLAEGGPGSTTVAATMFIAARCGIQVFATGGIGGVHRGESETGDVSADLTALAHHPVAVVCAGAKAVLDLPRTVEALETLGVPILGFGTAEFPAFWRRSSGLPVDRRYDELAPLARAIRAHWELGATSGVVVANPIPEADEMDAALYETALNQALSDARQRQSSGRDVTPFLLDRMRELTGGASVQSNLALLVNNARVAAELAAAIEAVR, from the coding sequence ATGACCCGACTGATTCGCATCGCTCCGTTCGTCGAAGCCGCGTTGCGCGACCACCGCCCGGTCGTCGCACTCGAAACCACGGTGGTGACGCACGGGCTTCCCGAGCCGCAGGGTTTCGAGCTGGCCGGGGCACTCGAGGCCGAGATCATCCGCCACGGCGCGGTGCCCGCGACCATCGGCGTGCTCAAAGGCTGCGTGCGGGTCGGCCTGTCGCGCGACGAACTCAGCGAGCTGGCGCACGCACCGGAGGTCGCCAAGCTCAACCTGAGCAACCTCGGCGCTCAGCTCGCCGAAGGCGGTCCCGGCTCGACGACGGTGGCCGCGACCATGTTCATCGCTGCGCGCTGCGGCATTCAGGTGTTCGCAACCGGCGGAATCGGCGGGGTGCATCGAGGCGAATCCGAGACCGGCGACGTTTCGGCGGACCTCACCGCACTGGCGCATCACCCGGTCGCGGTGGTGTGCGCGGGCGCCAAGGCGGTGCTGGACCTGCCGCGCACGGTCGAGGCCCTGGAAACCCTCGGCGTGCCGATTCTGGGCTTCGGCACCGCGGAGTTCCCGGCCTTCTGGCGGCGGTCGAGCGGCTTGCCCGTGGATCGGCGCTACGACGAACTGGCGCCGCTCGCGCGCGCGATCCGCGCGCACTGGGAGCTGGGTGCCACCAGCGGCGTGGTGGTCGCGAATCCGATCCCGGAGGCTGACGAGATGGACGCGGCACTCTACGAGACCGCATTGAATCAGGCGCTGTCCGACGCGCGACAGCGGCAGTCGAGTGGTCGCGACGTGACGCCATTCCTGCTCGACCGCATGCGCGAACTGACCGGCGGCGCGAGCGTGCAATCGAACCTGGCGCTCCTTGTGAACAACGCTCGAGTCGCAGCGGAGCTGGCCGCCGCGATCGAGGCGGTGCGCTGA
- a CDS encoding carbohydrate binding family 9 domain-containing protein gives MSPRSLMIIGLLALAAPAMALAAAAPPHPPIQAQRLAAPITIDGRLDEAVWSSGTPITAFYQAGPDQGEPSSQKSEVRVYYDDDALYVGARLWDSAPDSMIARLSRRDVSVPSDRFSVYLDPYHDKRSGYYFLINSAGTLFDGTLSNDGWEDTSWDGVWNAQAHRDSKGWTAEYRIPFSQLRFQNATPQVWGINFRRVILRRNEEAFVAYQPRDESGFVSRWPELVGLDGLHASRTVELLPYATSKGEFVNRVSGDPFHDGSRINGDIGFDLRTSIGSRMTLNGTVNPDFGQVEVDPASLNLSDVETFFQEKRPFFVEGSSNFRFGNEGASDYWNFNWPEPTFFYSRRIGRSPQGSLPGTPDPDNDVVYADVPIGTTILGAAKLTGKITPSTNFGTLHAITARERAKMWVNGIDSKAEVEPFAYYGVMRGLREFKDRKQGLGSMVSLVQRSFDRDDLSNELNQTSAVGALDGWTSFGPNRLWVLSGWAAGTHVRGTEHRMLALQQSSRRYYQRPDAGHVSLDPDATSLSGAGARVWLNKERGQWTTNSAFGVISPGFEMNDMGFQTRSDVTNGHVSVSRRFSTPGKYRQYLQLNGALFGATDLDGNFTNGGIFHSGSLEFRNRVSLEWWDTYNPPATSVRGTRGGPRMKLPGGFESGFYLDSDGTRTRFYSLNGNLYVKADGSQDWSISPYMEWKPVSNVLLSFGPGFNRSIEKSMYVETIEDPLATSTFGNRYVFANLDQTTISTNFRLSWAFTPTISLQTYVQPYLSAGTYTNYKALAQPNTREFVATVPSAPQDFNYKSLRGSAVFRYEYMPGSTLYLVWTQDRSDYVENGEFEFGRDAQRLFDRDGDNIYLAKVTYYLGL, from the coding sequence ATGTCGCCGCGCTCCCTGATGATCATCGGTCTCCTCGCGCTGGCTGCTCCGGCGATGGCACTCGCCGCCGCTGCGCCGCCGCACCCGCCAATTCAAGCCCAGCGACTCGCCGCGCCGATCACCATCGACGGCCGACTCGACGAAGCCGTGTGGTCGAGCGGCACGCCGATCACGGCCTTCTACCAGGCCGGACCGGACCAGGGCGAGCCGTCCTCCCAGAAATCCGAAGTGCGCGTCTACTACGACGATGACGCGCTCTATGTGGGCGCCCGACTGTGGGACAGCGCCCCCGACTCGATGATCGCGCGGCTGTCGCGGCGCGACGTGTCGGTGCCGTCCGATCGCTTCTCGGTCTACCTGGACCCGTACCACGACAAGCGGAGCGGTTATTACTTCCTCATCAATTCTGCCGGCACGCTGTTCGATGGAACGCTCTCGAACGACGGCTGGGAGGACACCTCGTGGGACGGGGTGTGGAACGCGCAGGCCCATCGTGATTCGAAAGGCTGGACCGCCGAGTACCGCATTCCGTTCTCGCAGCTGCGCTTTCAGAACGCCACCCCGCAGGTGTGGGGCATCAACTTCCGGCGCGTGATCCTGCGCCGCAACGAAGAGGCGTTCGTCGCCTATCAGCCGCGCGACGAGAGCGGCTTCGTTTCGCGCTGGCCGGAGCTGGTGGGCCTCGACGGGCTGCACGCTTCGCGCACGGTCGAGCTGCTGCCTTACGCGACCAGCAAGGGCGAGTTCGTGAATCGCGTGAGCGGCGATCCGTTCCACGACGGTTCCCGCATCAATGGGGACATCGGGTTCGACCTGCGGACCTCGATCGGCAGCCGCATGACGCTCAACGGCACCGTCAATCCCGATTTCGGGCAGGTCGAGGTCGATCCGGCGAGCCTCAACTTGAGCGACGTGGAGACCTTTTTCCAGGAGAAGCGCCCGTTCTTCGTCGAAGGCTCGTCGAACTTCCGATTCGGCAACGAGGGCGCGAGCGACTACTGGAACTTCAACTGGCCGGAGCCGACGTTCTTCTACAGCCGCCGCATCGGCCGCTCACCGCAGGGCTCGCTCCCCGGCACGCCGGACCCCGACAACGACGTGGTCTACGCCGACGTGCCGATCGGCACGACCATTCTGGGTGCCGCCAAGCTGACGGGGAAGATCACGCCCAGCACCAACTTTGGCACCCTGCACGCGATCACCGCTCGGGAGCGCGCGAAGATGTGGGTGAATGGCATCGATTCCAAGGCCGAGGTCGAGCCATTCGCTTACTACGGGGTGATGCGCGGGCTGCGTGAATTCAAGGACCGCAAGCAGGGACTCGGCAGCATGGTGTCGCTGGTGCAGCGCTCGTTCGACCGCGACGACCTGAGCAACGAACTCAACCAGACCAGCGCGGTCGGAGCACTCGACGGCTGGACCTCATTCGGACCGAACCGGCTCTGGGTGCTGTCGGGATGGGCCGCCGGTACCCATGTGCGCGGAACCGAACACCGCATGCTGGCGCTTCAGCAGAGTTCGCGCCGCTACTACCAGCGTCCCGACGCGGGCCACGTCTCGCTCGACCCTGATGCCACTTCGCTAAGCGGTGCCGGTGCGCGCGTGTGGCTCAACAAGGAGCGCGGGCAGTGGACGACGAACTCGGCGTTCGGCGTGATCTCGCCGGGCTTCGAGATGAACGACATGGGATTCCAGACCCGTTCCGACGTGACCAACGGACACGTCTCGGTGAGCCGGCGCTTCAGCACGCCCGGCAAGTACCGCCAGTACCTGCAGCTGAACGGGGCGCTGTTCGGAGCCACCGATCTCGACGGAAACTTCACCAACGGCGGCATCTTCCACAGCGGCAGCCTCGAGTTCCGCAACCGCGTGAGCCTCGAGTGGTGGGACACCTACAACCCGCCCGCCACCAGCGTGCGCGGGACGCGTGGTGGCCCGCGTATGAAGCTTCCGGGCGGATTCGAGAGCGGTTTCTACCTCGACAGCGACGGAACGCGCACGCGCTTCTACTCGCTGAACGGCAACCTGTACGTGAAGGCAGACGGCAGCCAGGACTGGTCGATCAGTCCGTACATGGAGTGGAAGCCGGTTTCGAACGTGCTGCTGAGCTTCGGCCCCGGGTTCAATCGTTCGATCGAGAAGTCGATGTACGTCGAGACGATCGAAGATCCGCTCGCGACCTCGACGTTCGGCAATCGCTACGTATTCGCGAATCTCGATCAGACCACGATCTCGACCAACTTCCGGCTGTCGTGGGCGTTCACGCCGACGATCAGCCTGCAGACCTACGTACAGCCCTATCTGTCGGCCGGGACGTACACGAACTACAAGGCGCTGGCTCAGCCGAACACGCGCGAGTTCGTGGCGACGGTTCCGAGCGCTCCACAGGACTTCAACTACAAGTCGCTGCGCGGCAGTGCCGTGTTCCGTTACGAGTACATGCCGGGTTC
- a CDS encoding carbohydrate kinase family protein: MSFEVTTRSAEPGFPLRVPPGSPELVIVGNLLIDDLVFEDGRTLEAEPGGAVLYAALAAALWRVRVGVVSRVGNDYPAATLAELESRGVDLSGLHSIEGPGLRAWLRYGPAGRGVEHRPGAATHLAASPEVSEIPSPFRSAACIHIAPMPFNAQVEILSRLAATDARPALSLDPHEAITPDRFDEWRALAATLQVLSLGLDEVRIPGVLERPDALIEELRAFRSLDLLFRMGERGGVLFAPRGASAAERCDWRAWARHVVDSTGAGDAFTAGYLAGRVRARSRAASVARGLVSASFALEDFGARGLLRATPEEAERRLARVPEPVLVPHPARDHREPNAEL; the protein is encoded by the coding sequence GTGAGCTTCGAAGTCACGACACGGTCTGCGGAGCCAGGGTTCCCGCTTCGCGTGCCGCCCGGATCGCCCGAACTCGTCATCGTTGGCAATCTGCTGATCGACGACCTGGTATTCGAAGACGGGCGCACGCTCGAAGCCGAACCCGGCGGAGCGGTGCTCTACGCAGCACTCGCGGCCGCCCTCTGGCGCGTGCGGGTCGGAGTGGTGAGCCGTGTCGGCAACGACTATCCGGCCGCGACGCTCGCAGAGCTCGAGTCGCGAGGCGTCGACCTGTCGGGCCTGCACTCGATCGAGGGCCCGGGCCTGCGCGCCTGGCTTCGCTACGGGCCGGCCGGTCGAGGCGTCGAGCATCGACCCGGCGCAGCCACACACCTCGCCGCCTCGCCGGAAGTCTCCGAGATTCCGAGTCCGTTTCGGTCGGCCGCATGCATCCACATCGCGCCCATGCCGTTCAATGCCCAGGTCGAGATCCTCTCGCGGCTGGCGGCAACTGACGCCCGTCCTGCGTTGAGCCTCGATCCGCACGAGGCGATCACGCCCGATCGATTCGATGAGTGGCGTGCGCTCGCGGCAACGCTCCAGGTGCTTTCGCTCGGACTCGATGAGGTCCGCATCCCCGGCGTGCTCGAGCGACCCGACGCGTTGATCGAGGAACTTCGAGCGTTCCGATCGCTCGATTTGTTGTTTCGGATGGGCGAACGCGGCGGCGTGCTTTTCGCTCCGCGCGGGGCGTCGGCGGCCGAGCGCTGCGATTGGCGTGCGTGGGCCCGCCACGTCGTCGACTCGACCGGCGCGGGCGATGCCTTTACCGCGGGTTACCTCGCCGGCCGCGTGCGGGCGCGAAGCCGCGCAGCATCGGTCGCGCGCGGGCTCGTCTCGGCGAGCTTCGCGCTCGAAGACTTCGGAGCTCGCGGCCTGCTGCGGGCCACGCCCGAGGAGGCCGAGCGACGCCTCGCGCGCGTTCCCGAACCAGTGCTCGTGCCCCACCCGGCGCGCGACCACCGTGAACCGAATGCCGAGCTGTGA
- a CDS encoding BtpA/SgcQ family protein translates to MPRALIGMVHVGALPGTPRATDLLPVITERAVEEARLYHSAGFNAVMVENMHDRPYLARDVGPEITAAMTVVASAVRRSVPIPLGVQVLAGANREALAVALASDASFVRVEGFVFAHVADEGLIEADAGALLRYRNAIGAGGVRVFADIKKKHSSHAVTIDVDLVETARAAEFALADGVIVTGAATGRETDATEVESVVRAVDLPVLVGSGVTADNVSRYRAAHALIVGSWAKRDGRWDAPCDPDRIARLAAAFAELR, encoded by the coding sequence GTGCCGCGTGCACTGATCGGCATGGTGCACGTCGGAGCATTGCCAGGAACGCCGCGCGCGACCGATTTGCTGCCAGTTATCACTGAGCGCGCGGTCGAAGAGGCGAGGCTCTACCACTCGGCCGGTTTCAACGCGGTGATGGTCGAAAACATGCACGACCGGCCCTATCTCGCGCGTGATGTGGGTCCCGAGATCACGGCGGCCATGACCGTGGTGGCGAGTGCCGTGCGCCGCTCGGTGCCGATTCCGCTTGGAGTGCAGGTGCTGGCGGGAGCCAATCGTGAAGCGCTCGCGGTCGCGCTCGCCAGCGATGCTTCGTTCGTCCGCGTCGAGGGTTTCGTGTTCGCGCACGTCGCCGATGAAGGGCTGATCGAGGCCGACGCGGGAGCCCTGCTGCGCTACCGCAATGCGATCGGCGCCGGGGGCGTGAGGGTGTTCGCGGACATCAAGAAGAAGCACTCCTCCCACGCAGTGACGATCGACGTGGACCTGGTCGAGACCGCGCGCGCCGCCGAGTTCGCACTCGCGGACGGCGTGATCGTGACCGGCGCAGCGACCGGGCGTGAGACCGATGCGACCGAAGTCGAGTCGGTGGTCCGCGCCGTGGATCTGCCGGTGCTGGTCGGCTCCGGGGTCACGGCGGACAACGTGTCGCGCTATCGAGCGGCGCATGCGCTGATCGTGGGTTCGTGGGCGAAGCGAGACGGCCGCTGGGACGCACCGTGCGATCCCGATCGCATCGCACGGCTCGCGGCCGCCTTCGCCGAGCTGCGGTGA